In Lentibacillus amyloliquefaciens, one DNA window encodes the following:
- a CDS encoding SDR family oxidoreductase — MDPRKMQKGSTPRQKQSKQPGIESDMNPRPAQPTNYRGTGKLSGKSALITGGDSGIGRAVSILYAKEGADVAISYLDEHDDAEETKKMVEAEGAQCLLLPGDVKNEQHCIDIVEKTVEAFGKLNVLVNNAAIQYVREDLLDISSEQFEEVFQTNFFSHFYTTKAAVRHMQDGDAIISTSSINAYRGNPLFMDYSATKGAVTAFTRSIAQSLAKKGIRANAVAPGPVWTPLIPSSFNEDGVETFGQDSLMERPGQPSEHAWAYVMLAADESSYMTGQAIHINGGSWTSS, encoded by the coding sequence ATGGATCCAAGAAAAATGCAGAAAGGCTCTACACCACGCCAAAAACAGTCTAAACAGCCTGGTATTGAATCAGATATGAATCCGCGTCCTGCCCAGCCGACCAATTACCGGGGCACTGGAAAATTATCAGGTAAAAGTGCGCTCATTACCGGTGGTGACAGCGGCATTGGCCGTGCTGTCTCCATTTTATATGCTAAAGAAGGCGCAGATGTGGCAATATCATATTTGGATGAGCACGATGATGCTGAAGAAACGAAAAAAATGGTCGAAGCAGAAGGCGCACAATGTCTATTGCTTCCGGGCGATGTTAAAAACGAACAGCATTGCATTGATATCGTGGAGAAAACTGTAGAAGCATTCGGCAAGCTGAACGTACTCGTCAACAATGCGGCCATTCAATATGTGCGTGAAGATCTCTTGGACATCTCATCCGAACAGTTTGAAGAAGTTTTCCAGACCAACTTCTTCTCCCATTTTTATACAACCAAAGCAGCGGTCCGCCACATGCAGGATGGTGATGCGATCATCAGCACATCATCCATTAATGCATACCGCGGCAATCCGCTTTTTATGGATTATTCTGCAACCAAGGGGGCTGTCACAGCATTTACGCGAAGCATCGCACAGAGCCTTGCCAAAAAAGGCATCCGGGCAAACGCTGTCGCACCGGGACCTGTCTGGACCCCGCTGATCCCATCTTCCTTTAATGAAGATGGCGTTGAAACATTCGGTCAGGACAGCTTAATGGAAAGACCCGGCCAGCCATCCGAACACGCCTGGGCCTATGTTATGCTGGCAGCGGATGAGTCTTCCTACATGACCGGACAAGCCATTCATATTAATGGCGGCTCGTGGACGTCGTCATAA
- a CDS encoding LCP family protein, giving the protein MNESRTNRNHKKPKKRRWLKITAAVVFVLIAGIGLYAYSIYGNARDTVNEEMHEPVDSIDRDMTKKKMEASEPLNILLLGVDEREHDSGRSDALMVLSLNPKEDSMQLVSIPRDTRTTIVGEGFEDKINHAYAFGGSDMSVATVENFLDIELDHYVRMNMEGLNELVDKLGTITVDNEIAWQDGTYDFNEGPVEMDGDKTMAYVRMRKQDPNGDFGRTERQRKVIQGIIEQGASVGSVGKINDYIDVLGNNMATNMDFDDMKSLLNGYRNTRKNIASYQMKGSGTNIDGTYYLMVPDEEIAKVHGMIKKERS; this is encoded by the coding sequence GTGAACGAATCAAGAACAAATCGAAATCATAAAAAACCGAAAAAAAGACGCTGGCTGAAAATTACAGCAGCTGTTGTTTTTGTGCTGATAGCAGGGATTGGGCTGTATGCTTATTCCATATATGGCAATGCCCGGGATACGGTTAATGAAGAAATGCATGAACCAGTAGATTCGATTGATCGGGACATGACGAAAAAGAAAATGGAAGCATCCGAACCGCTGAACATTTTGTTACTCGGAGTGGATGAACGGGAACATGACAGCGGACGCTCAGATGCGTTGATGGTGCTGTCATTGAATCCTAAAGAAGACTCGATGCAGCTTGTAAGCATTCCGCGTGATACGCGTACCACAATTGTAGGAGAAGGTTTTGAGGACAAAATCAATCATGCCTATGCGTTTGGCGGAAGCGATATGTCTGTTGCCACCGTTGAAAATTTTCTTGATATCGAGCTGGACCATTATGTCCGTATGAATATGGAAGGGCTGAATGAACTGGTCGATAAGCTGGGCACGATTACTGTGGACAATGAAATTGCTTGGCAGGACGGCACGTATGATTTTAACGAAGGTCCCGTTGAGATGGACGGGGACAAGACGATGGCTTACGTGCGGATGCGCAAACAGGATCCGAATGGCGATTTCGGCCGGACCGAGCGTCAGCGGAAAGTCATTCAAGGCATTATTGAACAAGGAGCTTCTGTAGGTTCTGTTGGAAAAATCAATGATTATATCGATGTACTTGGTAATAACATGGCGACAAACATGGATTTTGATGACATGAAGAGCCTGTTAAACGGTTATCGCAATACCCGAAAGAATATCGCCAGCTACCAGATGAAAGGGAGCGGGACGAATATTGACGGCACCTATTATCTGATGGTGCCTGATGAGGAAATTGCCAAAGTTCACGGCATGATTAAAAAAGAACGGTCATAG
- a CDS encoding ABC transporter ATP-binding protein, with the protein MTSVIDLHDVSWRRQQENILSDINWHVEKGEHWAVLGLNGSGKTSLLNIVTGYSWPTAGQVRVLGQPFGKIDIRTLRKSIGWVSSSLQSRIKETELTEDIVVSGKYASIGLAFEEPAEADFEKAFRIMEQIRCGYLIGRTYQTCSQGERQKLLIARGLMASPDLLLLDESTSGLDFIAREELLSTIQKLTEQADAPTIIFVTHHIEEVLPAFSRTLLLREGSVFAKGSSETILTTDNLSRFYGMPVNVEWHRNRPWITLQD; encoded by the coding sequence TTGACAAGCGTCATCGACCTTCATGATGTTTCCTGGAGACGCCAGCAGGAAAACATTTTATCCGACATCAACTGGCATGTTGAAAAAGGCGAACACTGGGCCGTATTGGGGTTGAATGGATCGGGCAAAACATCATTATTAAATATTGTAACCGGCTACTCCTGGCCAACAGCCGGACAAGTGCGTGTGCTGGGTCAGCCGTTTGGAAAAATCGATATCCGCACGCTCCGCAAATCTATCGGCTGGGTCAGCTCTTCGCTGCAGTCACGGATCAAAGAAACCGAACTGACTGAAGATATCGTTGTGAGCGGCAAATACGCATCAATCGGCCTTGCTTTTGAAGAACCCGCTGAAGCCGATTTTGAAAAAGCATTCCGGATTATGGAGCAAATACGGTGCGGTTATTTAATCGGCCGGACTTATCAGACATGCTCACAGGGTGAACGACAAAAGCTGCTTATCGCCCGCGGGCTGATGGCATCACCTGATTTGCTGCTTTTGGATGAATCGACAAGTGGACTCGATTTCATTGCCCGTGAAGAACTGCTCTCAACCATTCAAAAACTGACAGAACAAGCCGATGCACCGACGATTATTTTTGTCACTCATCATATTGAAGAAGTATTGCCGGCATTTTCCCGGACGTTGCTTTTACGGGAAGGTTCTGTGTTTGCGAAAGGATCAAGCGAAACGATTCTGACGACTGACAACTTGAGCCGTTTTTATGGTATGCCGGTAAACGTTGAATGGCATCGCAACCGTCCATGGATTACATTGCAGGATTAG
- a CDS encoding pyridoxal phosphate-dependent aminotransferase: protein MPQHFEQSEMLKRLPEQFFAKLAAETQEYKQQGYDIINLGQGNPDLPTPNHIIKELQEAAENPANHKYSPFRGFRYFKEAAADYYKREFGVTLYPETEIAVLFGGKAGLVEISQCLLNPNDTALLPDPGYPDYMSGIAMAGAESYSMPLQPQHNFLPDYSTIPEATLKQAKLMFLNYPNNPTAATASKSFYDETVKLAKKHDICVVQDFAYGALSYDGPKPQSFLQSDGAKDTGIEIYTLSKTYNMAGWRVGFAAGNPSVIEALNKFQDHMYVSLFGGIQSAAAKALKGDQTSVRELEATYTERRDRFMTAIRKIGWEADTPQGSFFAWLPVPSNYTSEEFADLLLKKAHVVVAPGKGFGDYGEGYVRVGLLESADRLEEAADRIARLGIF, encoded by the coding sequence ATGCCACAACATTTCGAACAATCAGAGATGCTGAAACGTTTGCCGGAGCAATTTTTCGCCAAGCTTGCAGCTGAAACACAGGAATACAAACAACAAGGTTATGATATTATTAATCTCGGTCAAGGCAACCCTGATTTGCCGACACCGAATCATATTATCAAAGAGCTTCAGGAAGCGGCTGAAAATCCTGCCAATCATAAGTACTCACCATTTCGGGGATTTCGTTATTTCAAAGAAGCGGCCGCTGATTATTATAAACGGGAATTTGGGGTGACCCTTTATCCGGAAACGGAAATTGCAGTTCTATTTGGCGGCAAAGCCGGACTGGTAGAAATAAGCCAATGTCTGCTGAATCCGAATGATACCGCACTTCTGCCTGATCCCGGATACCCGGACTATATGTCAGGGATTGCCATGGCCGGTGCTGAAAGTTATTCGATGCCATTGCAGCCTCAGCATAACTTTTTGCCGGACTACAGCACGATACCCGAGGCGACACTTAAACAGGCAAAATTGATGTTCTTGAATTATCCGAATAATCCGACTGCTGCAACGGCTTCCAAATCCTTTTATGATGAAACGGTTAAACTCGCAAAAAAACACGACATCTGTGTTGTGCAGGATTTTGCATATGGAGCGCTGTCCTATGATGGACCAAAACCGCAAAGCTTCCTGCAGTCTGACGGGGCAAAAGATACGGGTATCGAAATATATACATTGTCAAAAACATATAACATGGCCGGCTGGCGTGTCGGATTTGCTGCCGGTAACCCCTCAGTCATCGAAGCCCTTAACAAATTCCAGGACCATATGTACGTCAGTTTATTTGGAGGAATACAAAGTGCTGCCGCTAAAGCGCTGAAAGGTGATCAGACATCTGTTCGGGAGCTTGAGGCTACATACACTGAACGCCGTGATCGTTTCATGACAGCTATCCGAAAAATCGGGTGGGAGGCTGACACACCACAAGGCAGCTTCTTCGCCTGGCTCCCGGTGCCATCAAACTACACATCTGAAGAATTTGCCGATCTATTATTGAAAAAAGCACACGTTGTCGTCGCCCCGGGCAAAGGCTTCGGTGACTACGGGGAAGGCTATGTGCGTGTCGGGTTGCTCGAATCAGCAGACCGGCTTGAAGAAGCGGCAGACAGAATTGCCCGACTGGGAATCTTTTAG